ATCACATAGCTTATTATTATGAAATATAACGGCTATTTTTTCAAGATTTTTGTTATCATTTTGCGGAATAAATATAATTTTTTTTCCTTCTTTATAAAGAATTCTATTTTTTTCACTATGGAGAGTGAAGAAATGTTTTTCGGAAGTAAACATCCGAATAATTTCTAAAATATGAGCTGCAGAAAATTCCCGTTCAAACCAAGTTCTTAATTGTTTATGAAGAAGTCTTTTTTGGATTGGAGCCGCCAAGTTGAAAAAAGCATCGATCAAAAAACCATTATTCTGTACAATCGAATTTTGAGCATCAATTGTACAATCTTCCAAAAATGATTCCTCTTCAGCACGCACTGCTGACAAATGAAGTAGAGAGGGTGTTAAGTTGGGGACACGTTTCTCCAAGGTAGGTAATAAATCAAGCCTAATATAATTTCTGAGAAAATCAGTATTTTTGTTGGATGGATCTTCACACCAAGAAACCCCATTTTCACCATTAACTGCCAAAATTTCTGTTTTTGTAAAATCAAGCAGCGGTCTAATAATTTTTGTTGTTCCCATCCGACGCTCCAGCGATAAGAAAAGTTTGCCAGAACCTCGAAACAAGCGAATAAAGATATTTTCCAATAAATCATCCTGATGGTGTGCAGTAAAAATTAAAGAAGCATGATATTTCTTTGCTGTGTCTGCAAAAAATTGATATCGAATATCTCGAGCACGTGCTTCAAAATTTGGGGAATCCAACATTAGTTTTTCTACTTGAAGAACCTCGCAGATAATTCCGTGTTTCGAACAGAAATCCCGAACAAATATTTCTTCATTATAGGAATCCTGACGTGTTTGGTAATTGACATGAGCGGCAATAATATTTTTATGGACAAAACGAAGATTATCCAGCAGACATATAGAATCGCCACCTCCGGATATTGCTGCAATTACTGGTTGATCTTCAGGGATAAATGACTTAAGCCGTTGCCGTAATAGTTCTGTTAAGTTTTTTTTGTTCGGCATAGGCAGAGAAATCGATAAAGAATTTGAGATAATTCTGTATCTAAGTTTTTTTCGGCAATTTGTGCCTGAACGGCTTGACACTCTTCCTCTGATATGGGCGTAAAAGAAGGCAATTGAGATTTTTTTTGAATTTTGGGAGCAAGATTTTTATTTTTAAGGAGTACAAAGCGCATATCCCGTACCTTAAAGCGCGCAGGAATTTTCTCTAAAATGGTTCCTTTTAGCATAGTGAGTTCAGTTTGCCACTCGGCAGAGTCTACCCAAATCAACAAATTTCCATATTTGTATTCTGCAACTTGCGATTTTTGAGCAATAGTTGGTCCGACAATTTCTTGCCAAAGCTGCCGAAGTTCTGCTGCTGTCCGAATTTGTGCTGGAATCCTTGATTGAGCTGCTTGCAGCAGGCCACGTAGCGAATGTGTCGGCATTTTTTTCATAAGAACTTCTCTCTAACTATTGTTAAATTATACCCGAAAATCCGGCAATTTGTCAATCAGAATTTTCTCCAAAATCCTCAATTCTTTCCGAAAAATGCCGAAAATTATCTGAGAGGAATTTTAAGGAGAGGAATATGATGCGTTCTTTGTGGACCGCCGCGTCAGGAATGACCGGGGAACAATTTCATATCGACACCATTGCAAATAACTTGGCAAATATTAATACAACAGGCTTCAAGCGTACCCGTGCTGAATTTGAGGACTTGCTGTATCAAACACAGCGTTTAGCTGGCACCCCTGCAACCGAAATCACTCAATATCCTACTGGCATTCAAACTGGTTTGGGTGTGAAGGTTTCGGGCACTCAGAAATTTTATACCCAAGGTAGCTTGCAGCAAACCGGAAATGTACTGGATGTAGCTATCGAGGATGAAGGTTTTTTTGCGGTGCGTATGCCTGACGGTTCTACGGCTTATACGCGCGACGGGACTTTTAAAATTGATTCGAATCGGCAGATTGTTACATCTCAAGGTTTTCGATTGCTTCCTGAAATTGTTCTGCCAGATAATTTTGAAATAACATCACTGACGATTACGCCAGCAGGTGAAGTTACTGTGAAAGTAGCAGGAGAGGATGATGCCCGGACGATTGGTGAAATCACTACGCATCGCTTTATTAACCCAGCTGGACTCACCAATATCGGTGAAAATCTTGTAAAAGTCAGTCCGGCATCAGGACCAGCAGTTGAAGGAATGCCTTCCAGTCGCGGTTTTGGGGCTCTCAGGCAGAGTTTTTTAGAAATGTCGAATGTTTCGGCAATTACAGAAATGGTAGATATGATTGTTGCTCAGCGTGCTTATGAATTTAATTCTCGAGCTATTCAAACCAGTGATAATATGTTAGGCTCAGCTGTTGCACTGAAAAGATAACGGTTTTAGTTGACAAAACGCTCTGTTGTCATTAATTTGATGGTAACAGAGCTTTTTTTTGAACGAAATTCCAATAAAGGAAACTACAATGTTGGATTTCAAACGTTACGTTCCTGCCGTACTAGAAGAAATTAACCGTTTCAAGTAGCTCGAAAGCGAAAAAGCCAGGTACGACATAGGCGAAAAACAAGCAGAGAGATTGTGTATCAGGCAATATTATCAAGCGTGGTTTTAAAATTTCTTTGCAAGTAGATCTAGAATGTAAAACCTATAGATCCACCACCACTAAATAGAACTCGATATTGAGAGTTAACGGTATGCAATCCTAGTGAAATATAAGGTGCTATTTGAACAGCACGAGTGCCGTTGTAATGGAAACGGATCGGCATATTGAAAAACATTCGATAAAAGACATATTTATTATTGTTTTCTGCCATGTAATCAACGCCTATCCCTAAAGGAGCAAAATTCATTGCAATACTTATACCTTTTTCATCTCCTATGAGGTCTTTGAGAACAGCGCCGAATCCCATCATAAAACCAGCCTGAATAGATCCGAATCTATTTAAAGAAGAGATATTCATAAGGTAGTCTGCAAATAGTGAATTGTAGAAATAAACTTTTTCTCCAATCATGAATTCTAAATTAAGTCCGACACCTGCCAATGAAGCCCAAGCATTACCTAGAGAATAAGATTGATACGAACCTTGAAGAGAAATAGCTGTAATAGGCCTTCTTGCGAACGCGGGATTAACTGCTAGAAAGAAAAATCCTGTGATAATAATATATTTTTTCATAGAGTCCCCTGTGTTTTATGAAGCATAGTTGTGTCTTTAATAGTTGTGTCTTTATATGAGCAAATTTCTGCTTATTTGTCTTAATTATAGATAATTTTTTGTTTAAATTCAAGAGTTCACAATCTTGTTTTTTTTAATTATTCTTTATAAAATATTAATATTTCCAAATTATCGTCAAATCTGATATAAAAGTAAAGGGGGAGTAGTGGATTATCCTGTTAAATTTCTTCTTCCGGATAGGGGGTTTAAAAGTGTTTCTATTCAAGGCCAGGGATTTCCTGAAGATACTGACTTGACTCTTCGATACTGCAGCCGAAAAAAATCTTTTTCTACGACACTTTTCTTACCTGAAGGTGTATATCGTTATCGATTCAATGCAGACGGACAAATAATGGATGATCCTTTTCGAACACGCGGTAGCGAAGCCGTGTTGTATTTGGGCGGCGAAAATGTTTTTTTCGATGAAACTAAAATTTTCTTTGATGGAAATGATTTGGTGATTATACTCAATATCAATAATGCTATATGGTTTGATGCGGTTTTGAATGTTCAAACGTTATCTGGTATCCAGGCGGTTAAAAGTGTATGTTTTTTTTACGAGGGTACGCATAAATATTTGAGGTTTGCTATTCCTACAGACAATCAGGAAAAGATCTATACTTATTTCGAACTGCAAGGTATAGACAGATTGAAATTTTTTGGCAAGAACGGTCTCCACGATCGAGAATGGTTAATAGAACCGTTTTTGATCGTGCGTTCTCAAGTAAAATCAACGATTCGGCATGATATTACAGCGGTTTATATGCTGGATTCCCCAAAAAATATTAAGGATTTCGAGAAAAGGCATGATTATTTTAATTTATTTATAGTTGATTATGTCGATGCCCCTTTAAGCGTAAAATCGCCGTTGCTTCAGTATATGCAGACCGTTCCAGATGATTTGTCGGTTTATAAAGATCTGGCGTTTTTGCTGAGGGAATTTTTTCTGGAGCAGGGTGATATTATTCCGGTTTCGGCACTGATAGGTAGGTTTTTTTACGAGCACTGTGATAAAATGTTGCAGTTTCGTATTAAATTATCAGATGAACATGTGTCATTTTGGGATGCGGTGCGGCGGAATATTCCCGCAGCAACAAGAGCAATTGCATTTCAATTTTTATGCTGTGGGGTGCCAGAAATTTTATTTGGCGAGGAAGTTGGGCTGGCAAAACTCGGAATGGAGCGTCGTATGTATTGGACTAAAGCACGCTGGAATAAAGAATTATTTTATTTCTACTGCAAAATGATTAGCCTTCGTAAACAATATCCAGTCTTGAGGTTGGGTGGGATGCGTTTTGTGATTCAGGATTGTGGCATTTGGGGGATTGAGCGCTTTATGCCTGGCGAACCGTCTATTTTTATTTTTGCAAACCATTCCAAAGACAATATTGTCATAGATTTAACGCGTTTTGTAGGCGAATCGTTTAACATTAAAGAACTCCTGACAGACTATTTATTAAAGCGCAAAAAAGTCTGCACGATTTATGCGGATTCTGTAGCGGTATATATAGCTTACTCAAAGGATCCGTTAGCTAAAGGATGATTCATAATTGATTCGTAAAGGGCCTTTTTTTCGATGTGTGTGTATAATTCAGTAGTACTCAGATTTTCATGTCCTAAAAGTTCTTGAATGACCCGTAAATCAGCACCATTTGCCAACATGTGCGATGCAAAAGCATGTCGGATCATATGGGGATGTATAGCAGTGATATTTAGTTTTATCGATAATTTTTTGATAAAGTTCCAAATATAACCGCGTGAGATTGCTTTTTTATGGCGTGAGATAAATACAAAATCCGAATTTTTGCCGTCGAGAAAACTGTCGCGTGCTACTAAGTACTCAAATAAAGTTTCTTTTAGTCGGCTTCCGATCGGGACGAGCCGTTCTTTGTTTCCCTTACCGAGAATTCTGATAAAATCTTCCTCCATATTTAGTTGAGCCGTAGTTAAAGTGCATAATTCACTGACCCGCATACCGCAAGAATAAAGCATTTCAATAATGCAGTTGTTTCGCATATTGGTGAAATAATTACTGTTATTTAAGTAGTTGCACATTGTTTCTATTTCGGTTTCGCTTATTGTTTTGGGGAGGGTATTTCGCTTTTTTGGAGAATCGATATTTTTTGTGGGATTGTCCTGAAGCAGTTCTAGTCTTATTAAGTCTTTGTAAAACGACTTCAAGCATGAAATTTTTCTGCTAATTGTGTGAGGGTGCAGATTTTTTTCATGTAGAGAAAAAATATAATTGATAATATCTTTTTCTGTGGCATCCGTAGGCTGTTTATTCTTGAGAAATTGTTCAAAGTCATGTAGGTCTCGTTTATAAGCTTGGATGGTATTTGCTGCTGCTTGTTTTTCATAGCGCAGCCTGTTAATAAATCCTCTAGTTTGCTGTGTCATGTCTCCCTCTTTGATATCATCGGAATTTTTTATTAAAAGATAAGATTAATCTTAAAGAACATCAAAAAAATCCGATAATTACTTAGTAGATAAATAAAAATTTGCGGAGGTAATTATGGTCAAGGGATTGTATACGGGTGCCAGCGGAATGCTAGTTTTGCAGGAGTCGATGAACTCAATTGCACAGAACTTGTCGAATGTTAACACCGATGGTTATAAGCGTGAAACAGCTGTTTTGAAAGCTTTTCCAGAAATGTTAGCACGCCGGGTCAATGACGATGGCCAAGTAAAGTTTCCATTAGGGTCTTTCGATAAGGCACCGATCGCCGGAAAGATCGGTACGGGTGTTGAGTATAACGAAGCTTTTGTGCGTTTTGAGCAGGGTAGTTTGATGGAAACAGGATCAGAATTTGATTTTGCGCTAGAAGGTGACGGGTTTTTTACGCTCGAAACTCCCAATGGTATCCGCTACAGCCGCAATGGCTCATTTACGATCAGCAGTGATGGATATGTGGTGGACAGTCATGGCAATTACCTCATTGGTGAGCAGGGGCGTATTCAAGTGGCACGTAATAATTTTAAAGTAGATAAGCAGGCTAATATTACGACAAATGCTGATATTGCGTTTGATGAATTTACATCGATAACGAGCAATGACTGGCAGTCTGAGATTTCATTGGGCAAGTTGAAATTAGTTGACTTTAAACATAAACGTTACCTTGTACGGGAAGGAAATCATCTCTACGCTGAAACCAAATTTTCTGGGGTTCCTCGTGATTTAGAAAATCCCAAAGTTCTGCAGGGCTTTTTGGAAAAATCTACAGTACAACCAGTCGACGAAATGGTACGTATGATTGAAGTACAGCGTCTTTACGAAGCCAATCAAAAGGTAATTCAAACTCAGGATGAACTAGTAGGGCATGCTGTAAATCGAGTAATGAAAGGTAATTAATCATGATGAGGAAATTGTGTAAAAAGCGGACAAGAAAATTCGTTAGATAATTCTTTATGGATATATTCTGAATATTCAGCAAATGGTATAGGTTCTATTTTTTTCGAACCGAAAAAAGAATAATCTTTGTCATAAAAACATACAATTTTAGGCTGATCAAGCGGTTCAATCATGCCGGTAAAAATTCCAGGAGCTTTTTGGGCATGGATTGGAGAGATATTTTCGCCATATAAAAATCCAAAATAATAGCGTGGTTCTTTTACCGCAAATGCAGTCCCGTTAACCGGAAGCATTTTTTTGTAGAATAATTGTAAATATTTGCTTTCAAAAGGTGTTCTACCGATAATGAGCCGTGCTTTTTCTTCGAAGTTCAAATGTGCTCCGAGGCGATTTAGATGTGCAGTATTCAGTTTAAATCCTTTCTCAAAAATCTCAAAAGCTTTACGTCCCATATCTATTTCATTATTTTCTCCACGATATTCTTTTGGATACTCGTAAATACCTAACTGTTGTGCAAGTTTTTCCCGTCGTTCATCAAAACCTTCAAAATCATATACAGCAGGAAGTTTAAATTTTGTTTGGGCAATAGTTTCAGGAAGCAAGGTTGCTGATAAAGGCCGAAAAACTAACCCTTCTACTTCGGCTTCGATGTCTGAGAAAAGCAGAGATTGTCTGCTTTGGATGTTCGGTCGTTGGTTCAAAACATCACCGGTAACAATAAAATCGGCTTTAATGTCTTTCATGTATTCACGGGCTTTTTTCAATAGAAAGATCTGGTATTCCAGACATGCATTAACATTAGAGTACCCCTTTTTTGCAAACACTTCCGAATAGAATTCCTTAGCGATATCGAATTTTGTAATTTCAATGCTGTTTTTTACCAAATATTCCAAACCATGGTATTTCGAAATCCGCTGACCAGCTAGAATGGGTTTATCATACGTCAAGCCTATATCAAAATGGACAACTTTTATATTTATTTTGGTTTGCTGCATTAATTTGATGGTCAAAAGGGAATCAAGCCCGCTTGACGTCAGCACCACTGCTGAAGCCATGGTTTTCTCCTCATTTTTAGTAGCGATTTTTATTATACCAGCAAATACTATTTTTGTAAAGCGGCAGCTAATTTTCCAAAATATTTTCAAGTTCGTATGGATTTTTTTCGTCGTTAGGGAAAAGGTTTTCCAATTGATTTTCGGCTGTTTTTTCTTTGATGCTAACTCTTACTATGGGGAATAAATTTGACAGTACAGTGATATAAGGCAGGGTGTCAATGACAACAGGAAATGCATAAAAGCCGCTTTTTGTAATTGTGGACATATCAATAGATGCTTTGATATTAGATTCAATATAACTAATATTTGTAAACGGAGACTGTACAATAATAGGAATACTCCAATGGTCTTCTACTATCAATTCTTGTGTTAATCCTTGCATTTGCAGAGGAATTAAGAGTTCGTTTGTGTAATTTTCAACGTAAATTTGTGCCTGTAGTTGGATTTTTGAATTTTCTTTTAAGGAAATATTAGACTGAACAATCAAACTGATATTTGTGTTGAGATTAGGTTCCATAAGGGCGGATGAATTAAGTGATTCTGTATAAATATTGGAAATTTTATTTAAAATATTTTCGGCACCTTGTAGTGTTACCTCTGCAGGAGTTAATGAATAGTTAATGATTTTCCGGGCATCATCTTTTTTTTGAAGCGACAACTGAACAGGGACTCTTTTATTGGTCAGATTATCTACAGATATTTTCAATGAATAGGGAAGAATTGATGCGTGAATATTTTCTGGAACGTTTGTTAATTTAATAGGATAAAAATAATCACCAATTCGTGGGTTTGATAAATCCAG
Above is a genomic segment from Brevinema andersonii containing:
- the flgG gene encoding flagellar basal-body rod protein FlgG, producing the protein MMRSLWTAASGMTGEQFHIDTIANNLANINTTGFKRTRAEFEDLLYQTQRLAGTPATEITQYPTGIQTGLGVKVSGTQKFYTQGSLQQTGNVLDVAIEDEGFFAVRMPDGSTAYTRDGTFKIDSNRQIVTSQGFRLLPEIVLPDNFEITSLTITPAGEVTVKVAGEDDARTIGEITTHRFINPAGLTNIGENLVKVSPASGPAVEGMPSSRGFGALRQSFLEMSNVSAITEMVDMIVAQRAYEFNSRAIQTSDNMLGSAVALKR
- a CDS encoding flagellar hook-basal body protein — encoded protein: MVKGLYTGASGMLVLQESMNSIAQNLSNVNTDGYKRETAVLKAFPEMLARRVNDDGQVKFPLGSFDKAPIAGKIGTGVEYNEAFVRFEQGSLMETGSEFDFALEGDGFFTLETPNGIRYSRNGSFTISSDGYVVDSHGNYLIGEQGRIQVARNNFKVDKQANITTNADIAFDEFTSITSNDWQSEISLGKLKLVDFKHKRYLVREGNHLYAETKFSGVPRDLENPKVLQGFLEKSTVQPVDEMVRMIEVQRLYEANQKVIQTQDELVGHAVNRVMKGN
- a CDS encoding CdaR family protein, translating into MKSFLKHIFYYLFSDFFHKMSALLIAAFLWYYVNILSIEKIYISLPVAMKNLPENFTASAKDKLSVRLEIRTREDISTKLKTMEAYLDLSNPRIGDYFYPIKLTNVPENIHASILPYSLKISVDNLTNKRVPVQLSLQKKDDARKIINYSLTPAEVTLQGAENILNKISNIYTESLNSSALMEPNLNTNISLIVQSNISLKENSKIQLQAQIYVENYTNELLIPLQMQGLTQELIVEDHWSIPIIVQSPFTNISYIESNIKASIDMSTITKSGFYAFPVVIDTLPYITVLSNLFPIVRVSIKEKTAENQLENLFPNDEKNPYELENILEN
- a CDS encoding adenine nucleotide alpha hydrolase family protein, with the translated sequence MASAVVLTSSGLDSLLTIKLMQQTKINIKVVHFDIGLTYDKPILAGQRISKYHGLEYLVKNSIEITKFDIAKEFYSEVFAKKGYSNVNACLEYQIFLLKKAREYMKDIKADFIVTGDVLNQRPNIQSRQSLLFSDIEAEVEGLVFRPLSATLLPETIAQTKFKLPAVYDFEGFDERREKLAQQLGIYEYPKEYRGENNEIDMGRKAFEIFEKGFKLNTAHLNRLGAHLNFEEKARLIIGRTPFESKYLQLFYKKMLPVNGTAFAVKEPRYYFGFLYGENISPIHAQKAPGIFTGMIEPLDQPKIVCFYDKDYSFFGSKKIEPIPFAEYSEYIHKELSNEFSCPLFTQFPHHD
- the tilS gene encoding tRNA lysidine(34) synthetase TilS, which codes for MPNKKNLTELLRQRLKSFIPEDQPVIAAISGGGDSICLLDNLRFVHKNIIAAHVNYQTRQDSYNEEIFVRDFCSKHGIICEVLQVEKLMLDSPNFEARARDIRYQFFADTAKKYHASLIFTAHHQDDLLENIFIRLFRGSGKLFLSLERRMGTTKIIRPLLDFTKTEILAVNGENGVSWCEDPSNKNTDFLRNYIRLDLLPTLEKRVPNLTPSLLHLSAVRAEEESFLEDCTIDAQNSIVQNNGFLIDAFFNLAAPIQKRLLHKQLRTWFEREFSAAHILEIIRMFTSEKHFFTLHSEKNRILYKEGKKIIFIPQNDNKNLEKIAVIFHNNKLCDNSSFWQASWAEEGIKLEPFDVLSLRIPEKNEKILLNQGFRQVSSLLKDAKIPAPIRPLSRIIDKNGIAIGIIAPDFIKIHQEHCSKTKGLKITRKIKGFL
- a CDS encoding DUF721 domain-containing protein, which produces MKKMPTHSLRGLLQAAQSRIPAQIRTAAELRQLWQEIVGPTIAQKSQVAEYKYGNLLIWVDSAEWQTELTMLKGTILEKIPARFKVRDMRFVLLKNKNLAPKIQKKSQLPSFTPISEEECQAVQAQIAEKNLDTELSQILYRFLCLCRTKKT
- the xerA gene encoding site-specific tyrosine recombinase/integron integrase, whose translation is MTQQTRGFINRLRYEKQAAANTIQAYKRDLHDFEQFLKNKQPTDATEKDIINYIFSLHEKNLHPHTISRKISCLKSFYKDLIRLELLQDNPTKNIDSPKKRNTLPKTISETEIETMCNYLNNSNYFTNMRNNCIIEMLYSCGMRVSELCTLTTAQLNMEEDFIRILGKGNKERLVPIGSRLKETLFEYLVARDSFLDGKNSDFVFISRHKKAISRGYIWNFIKKLSIKLNITAIHPHMIRHAFASHMLANGADLRVIQELLGHENLSTTELYTHIEKKALYESIMNHPLANGSFE